A DNA window from Ignavibacteriales bacterium contains the following coding sequences:
- a CDS encoding DUF1385 domain-containing protein: MSENKNDVKFDPNKPLQVGGQAVIEGVMMRAPGKIATAIRRSNGDIIVRKRDHQSLGEKYKFFKLPVLRGAAGLIEMMFVGIETLNFSAEIAMHDLDLKERNNGKEIKKKKSAGNLQLTLTVIFALVLGIAIFFITPLIVATQLFSVEQNAVGFNIIAGVIRLTILVVYLLAISMMKDVKRLFEYHGGEHKAVMSFESNKLLTLESATASTRFHPRCGTSFILIVALVSVLLFAVFDSMMILWLGKLTLPIRLITHLPLIPLVGGIAYEFIRWSSKKTETTLGKILVAPGLWLQRVTTKEPDQSQIEVALVALQCALGFEESKPVRYVQTVSELVEE, from the coding sequence TTGTCGGAAAATAAAAATGATGTAAAGTTTGACCCAAACAAACCTTTGCAAGTTGGGGGACAAGCGGTTATTGAAGGTGTGATGATGCGTGCCCCCGGAAAGATTGCTACCGCCATCAGACGATCGAATGGCGATATTATTGTGCGCAAACGCGATCATCAATCGCTGGGTGAAAAGTATAAATTCTTCAAGCTTCCGGTGTTACGGGGTGCCGCCGGTTTGATTGAGATGATGTTTGTTGGCATCGAGACCTTGAATTTCTCTGCTGAAATAGCAATGCACGATCTTGATCTGAAAGAACGGAATAACGGCAAGGAAATAAAAAAGAAGAAATCTGCAGGAAATTTGCAATTAACTTTGACAGTAATTTTTGCGCTTGTACTCGGCATTGCAATCTTTTTTATTACACCACTCATCGTGGCGACCCAATTATTCAGCGTGGAGCAAAACGCAGTTGGATTCAATATAATTGCCGGGGTAATTCGGCTCACCATTTTAGTGGTTTACTTGCTTGCCATTTCAATGATGAAAGATGTAAAGCGATTGTTCGAGTATCATGGTGGCGAACATAAGGCGGTTATGAGTTTTGAATCGAACAAACTTCTTACCCTCGAATCGGCAACAGCTTCAACCCGTTTTCATCCCCGTTGCGGGACGAGTTTTATTCTTATCGTCGCTCTTGTTTCGGTGTTGCTATTTGCCGTATTTGATTCGATGATGATTCTTTGGCTTGGCAAACTGACACTGCCGATACGGTTGATAACTCATCTGCCTTTGATCCCACTTGTTGGAGGAATCGCCTATGAATTTATTCGGTGGTCATCGAAAAAAACAGAAACCACGCTGGGTAAAATTCTTGTCGCTCCCGGACTTTGGTTACAGCGTGTAACCACGAAAGAGCCGGATCAAAGCCAAATCGAAGTTGCGCTGGTAGCGTTGCAGTGTGCATTAGGTTTCGAAGAATCGAAACCTGTAAGATATGTTCAAACTGTTTCTGAATTGGTTGAAGAGTGA
- the prfA gene encoding peptide chain release factor 1 — protein sequence MFEKLENLIERYNEITNLLSDPAVISNQERYRELSKEHSEKTEIVKKYLEYKKIKSDVENLKHLVESESDSEMKDLASVELIESQLKQTGLEEELKIILIPKDPNDDKDCIVEVRAGTGGDEAALFAADLYRMYTRFAERAGWKTELIDWNDTGLGGFKEVVFSLKGVGAYGTLKYECGVHRVQRVPETEAQGRVHTSAATVAVLPEVEDVEIEINPADLQFDTYRAGGKGGQNVNKVETAVRITHRPSGIVVACQQERSQFQNRERAMKMLRAKLFEAKIQEQNARITAKRRSMVKSGDRSDKIRTYNFPQNRLTDHRIGLTLYNLNEIIDGKLNDVIEQLKIADRAEKLQEGSE from the coding sequence ATGTTTGAAAAGCTTGAAAACTTAATAGAACGATATAACGAAATTACTAATTTGCTCTCTGATCCCGCGGTGATATCTAATCAGGAAAGATATCGCGAATTGAGTAAGGAACACAGCGAAAAAACCGAAATCGTTAAGAAATATCTCGAATATAAAAAAATCAAATCCGATGTTGAGAATCTCAAACATCTCGTTGAATCTGAGTCGGATAGCGAGATGAAGGATCTGGCGTCGGTTGAGCTTATCGAATCGCAGTTAAAGCAAACAGGATTGGAGGAGGAATTAAAAATTATTCTCATTCCCAAAGATCCCAACGATGATAAAGATTGTATCGTGGAGGTGCGTGCCGGGACGGGAGGCGACGAAGCGGCTTTGTTTGCGGCAGACCTTTATAGGATGTATACACGTTTCGCGGAACGCGCCGGATGGAAAACGGAATTAATAGATTGGAACGATACCGGCTTAGGTGGATTTAAAGAAGTTGTCTTCTCCCTTAAAGGAGTTGGTGCGTATGGTACGCTGAAGTATGAATGCGGAGTTCACCGTGTTCAGCGTGTGCCCGAAACTGAAGCGCAGGGGCGTGTTCACACTTCCGCAGCAACCGTTGCAGTTTTACCTGAAGTTGAAGATGTAGAAATCGAAATCAATCCCGCAGATTTACAATTCGATACATACCGTGCAGGTGGTAAAGGCGGGCAAAATGTTAACAAGGTGGAAACTGCAGTTCGTATCACGCATAGACCGTCCGGAATTGTGGTTGCATGTCAACAGGAGAGGTCACAGTTTCAGAACAGAGAACGTGCAATGAAAATGCTTCGGGCGAAATTGTTTGAAGCGAAAATCCAAGAGCAGAATGCAAGAATAACTGCTAAGCGGCGTTCGATGGTCAAGAGCGGAGATAGGAGCGATAAAATAAGGACATATAATTTTCCGCAAAATCGTTTGACAGATCACCGCATCGGATTGACTCTCTACAATTTGAATGAAATTATCGACGGAAAACTAAACGATGTTATTGAACAATTAAAGATTGCCGATAGGGCAGAAAAATTACAGGAAGGATCAGAATAA
- a CDS encoding nucleoside deaminase — MKQNHEYWMEIAFKEAEISMKRKEVPVGAVIVYEGAVIGKGSNQIEMLQDPTAHAEMIAITAASSHLGNRRLEKCTLYVTLEPCPMCAGAIVLARISLLIFGAYDPKAGACSSLYTITNDTRLNHRVHTIGGIMEAKCGGILKEFFEAQRINRK; from the coding sequence ATGAAACAAAATCATGAATATTGGATGGAAATCGCTTTTAAAGAAGCCGAAATTTCAATGAAAAGAAAAGAAGTGCCGGTTGGGGCGGTGATTGTTTACGAAGGAGCTGTTATCGGTAAAGGGTCAAACCAGATCGAAATGCTGCAAGATCCCACGGCACATGCCGAGATGATTGCTATTACTGCCGCTTCCTCCCATCTTGGGAACCGCAGATTGGAGAAATGCACTCTTTATGTAACCCTTGAACCATGTCCGATGTGTGCAGGTGCAATTGTGCTTGCTAGAATTTCTCTTCTTATTTTTGGCGCTTACGATCCTAAAGCCGGTGCGTGCTCATCGCTATACACAATCACGAACGATACACGCCTTAATCATCGTGTTCATACGATAGGAGGAATAATGGAGGCGAAATGCGGAGGGATATTAAAAGAATTTTTTGAAGCACAACGGATTAATAGAAAATAG
- a CDS encoding fibronectin type III domain-containing protein, whose translation MKNRLPTVLAIALVYFIQPVIYSQTVPSGTMAINYDTLRIASYNLLNYPNDNTTRDPFMRRVIHSMKPDVLVVQEMTSQTGVTAFLNNVLNYYQAGLYSTITFHDGYDTDNHIYFKTGKATVLSAAYIPTALRDIAEYVVRFTSSNDTVRFYSLHLKASTGFEADRLAEATILRNHLNNLSTGTKFMVMGDYNIYTSTEPAFLKLINSETDNDGRCKDPINAVGNWNNNSAFKAIHTQSPRVRAFGGGSTGGMDDRFDIILTSYSALDNNTLVSSYNAYGNDGNHFNDSINRLPNSAVPDSVANGLHYGSDHIPVTCNFKFEKNVTAFQLLSPANTASGQPISGTLRWQSSTNTDRYDIYLDQNNPPTTIVSANQIDTTYPYTNLVQGHSYYWKVVAKNGSKTITSTAAPWSFTTLSMNPPAVFELISPTDNSVDQSLSGLLSWQTSTNAESYDVYLDTINPPALLIDSNLLITSFQYLNLRGNTSYYWKVVAKNSAGTIVSQNAPWKFTTATPPMQPTDLNANAISTTQIDLTWIDNSSDENGYRVYRSSSIGGSYVSVSGDLSSNTITYNDTGLSVNTQYFYRVVAFNDIGESDITSAAKVTFADVPTMPDIKNFMPHSLRLTLNSNLNPAVTEYLVRFISGNDTAYLQNNGMLTSVLTWNTRQMLGDSNGIDVAGLDSCSVYGIDVKARNLDTVETDFSASISKQLPCYLISGSMNPGWNLLSIPLIVEDASKQTLFPSSISNAYSYNGTYLLAETLKNGIGYWLKFGSLSAIELAGSPIYEDTIDLSEGWNIIGSITNPIPISSITTDPPGITLSQFFEYQGTYQISTMLEPFKAYWVKATAGSKLVIPQIFLNRSSIVEPRSFDQLENHIVFSFTDRTNLNQKLYLIPSSTNLKYPAELPPMPPIDAFDVRFKSNRFAEEYSTSDARQEFSFSLNSSSYPVRMQWKIIDSDYNISFVDNNNSRSLNGEGFLTIDKSGTYKFEITKNIIVQEPEQFSLQQNYPNPFNPETNISYELPERSIVKLTLFDNLGNEIAILDEGLRERGSHRVRWEPKCAAGVYYYRMIATALDNPKHTYQSVHKMTLLK comes from the coding sequence ATGAAGAACCGTCTCCCAACAGTTCTCGCCATCGCATTGGTGTATTTTATCCAACCGGTAATTTACAGCCAAACGGTACCTTCCGGTACAATGGCGATTAACTATGATACGTTGCGTATTGCATCGTATAATCTTTTAAATTATCCGAACGATAATACGACCCGTGATCCATTCATGCGCCGCGTTATTCACTCGATGAAACCGGATGTTTTGGTTGTACAAGAGATGACAAGCCAAACCGGTGTAACTGCATTTCTGAATAATGTTCTTAATTATTACCAGGCAGGATTATACTCAACTATCACATTCCATGATGGGTATGATACTGACAATCATATCTATTTTAAAACTGGTAAAGCTACAGTTCTCAGTGCGGCATACATTCCAACTGCATTGCGCGATATTGCCGAGTATGTTGTGCGGTTTACTTCATCAAATGATACGGTTAGATTTTATTCTCTTCATCTTAAAGCAAGTACTGGATTTGAAGCAGACCGGCTTGCTGAAGCAACGATCTTGCGTAATCATCTTAATAATTTGTCCACCGGAACAAAGTTCATGGTGATGGGAGATTACAATATTTATACAAGCACCGAGCCAGCATTTTTAAAATTAATTAACAGCGAAACCGATAACGATGGACGATGCAAAGATCCTATCAATGCGGTTGGAAACTGGAATAATAATTCTGCATTCAAAGCGATTCATACACAATCACCGAGAGTCCGTGCCTTTGGCGGCGGTTCTACCGGCGGAATGGATGATAGGTTCGATATCATCTTAACATCTTACTCGGCGTTAGATAATAATACGTTAGTTTCAAGTTATAATGCTTACGGCAATGACGGCAATCATTTTAATGATAGTATTAATCGTTTACCGAATTCCGCAGTGCCGGATAGTGTTGCGAATGGTTTGCATTACGGTTCAGATCATATACCCGTAACATGTAACTTTAAATTCGAAAAAAATGTAACAGCATTCCAATTGCTTTCGCCAGCTAACACTGCGAGCGGTCAGCCAATATCCGGGACGCTTCGTTGGCAATCATCAACGAATACGGACCGTTACGATATTTATCTCGATCAGAACAATCCACCCACAACAATCGTTAGTGCTAATCAGATAGATACTACATACCCTTACACTAATTTAGTCCAGGGACATTCATATTATTGGAAGGTAGTAGCGAAGAACGGATCTAAGACGATCACATCTACTGCCGCGCCGTGGAGTTTTACCACGTTATCGATGAATCCACCTGCCGTTTTCGAATTAATTTCACCAACCGATAATTCGGTCGATCAAAGCTTGAGCGGACTATTATCATGGCAGACTTCCACTAACGCCGAGAGTTATGATGTTTATCTCGATACAATCAATCCTCCCGCATTGCTCATTGATTCTAACTTGCTAATCACTTCATTTCAATATTTAAATTTACGCGGCAATACAAGTTATTATTGGAAAGTTGTCGCGAAAAATTCAGCAGGTACAATTGTTTCTCAAAATGCACCATGGAAATTTACAACGGCAACTCCGCCCATGCAGCCTACCGATCTGAATGCGAATGCCATTTCAACGACACAAATTGATCTTACATGGATAGATAATTCATCCGATGAAAACGGATATCGTGTTTATCGTTCAAGTTCCATTGGTGGATCTTATGTTTCGGTAAGCGGTGATTTATCTTCCAATACGATTACTTACAATGATACCGGATTATCGGTCAACACTCAATATTTTTATCGTGTGGTGGCATTTAACGATATCGGTGAGAGTGATATAACCTCAGCGGCAAAAGTCACATTTGCTGATGTCCCAACCATGCCTGACATTAAAAATTTTATGCCACATTCATTGAGGTTGACTCTGAATTCAAATTTAAACCCTGCAGTAACAGAATATCTGGTCAGATTTATTTCCGGTAATGATACTGCATATCTACAAAACAACGGAATGCTCACAAGTGTGTTGACTTGGAATACGCGGCAGATGTTGGGTGATTCAAATGGAATAGATGTTGCCGGCTTGGATTCTTGTTCGGTTTACGGAATAGATGTTAAAGCAAGAAATCTTGATACTGTTGAGACAGATTTCAGTGCCAGCATTAGCAAGCAGTTGCCCTGTTATCTAATATCAGGATCAATGAATCCCGGATGGAATCTATTATCGATACCGTTAATTGTAGAAGACGCCTCAAAACAAACCCTTTTTCCATCAAGCATATCGAACGCGTATAGTTATAACGGAACATATCTTCTCGCGGAGACATTGAAGAACGGGATCGGATACTGGCTGAAATTCGGATCACTATCAGCCATTGAGCTTGCCGGCAGTCCAATTTATGAGGATACGATTGATTTATCGGAAGGATGGAATATTATTGGATCCATCACTAATCCGATCCCGATTAGCTCAATTACAACCGATCCTCCCGGAATAACACTCTCCCAATTTTTTGAGTATCAAGGGACTTATCAAATAAGCACAATGTTAGAACCGTTTAAAGCATACTGGGTAAAAGCGACAGCGGGATCTAAACTAGTAATTCCTCAAATATTTCTGAATCGTTCTTCAATAGTTGAGCCTAGAAGTTTTGATCAATTAGAAAACCATATCGTTTTTTCTTTTACAGATCGAACCAATCTGAATCAAAAATTATATTTAATTCCATCATCAACAAATCTTAAATATCCGGCTGAGCTTCCTCCTATGCCGCCCATTGACGCGTTCGATGTTCGGTTTAAATCGAACCGGTTCGCCGAAGAGTATTCTACTTCCGATGCTAGACAAGAATTTAGTTTCTCTTTAAATTCTTCATCGTATCCTGTCCGCATGCAATGGAAAATTATTGACAGTGATTATAATATATCATTTGTTGATAATAATAATAGTCGTTCACTTAATGGTGAAGGATTTTTGACGATAGATAAATCTGGAACATACAAATTCGAGATCACTAAAAATATTATTGTGCAAGAACCAGAACAATTTTCACTTCAGCAGAATTATCCAAATCCGTTCAATCCCGAAACAAACATCTCATATGAATTACCGGAAAGAAGTATTGTAAAACTGACGTTGTTCGATAACCTGGGGAATGAAATTGCGATTTTGGATGAAGGTTTAAGAGAGAGAGGCAGTCATCGAGTGCGTTGGGAACCGAAATGTGCCGCCGGTGTTTATTATTACCGAATGATTGCAACGGCATTAGATAATCCTAAGCATACTTATCAATCGGTTCACAAGATGACTTTATTGAAGTGA